In Maridesulfovibrio frigidus DSM 17176, a genomic segment contains:
- a CDS encoding pyridoxal-phosphate-dependent aminotransferase family protein encodes MIGDDFAELKLFITGPIMLRNEVRQAGLLPEFGHRDSENLKRFESIMRNLLIIAGNPEGYTPIIFNGSGTNVLEASVRSLISDTDKVLNVSVGAFGDLYGKLSSTNGKNVELLKFQYGSAVDLKVLEEAIVQHKPDVVTFTHNETSTGVINDVVAICKLIRSHGALPVVDGVSLFGGASSAISEARPLMYCTSTQKSLGLPAGYGIGFVSDEALEKAEKVQNRGYTTDILAQVTKAKLNQTLTTPNGTLGNQMCVQLDYIVNSETVDGRFKRHEEMRSIAHAWVATMEGYELFAQEGHRSPTLTTVKTPSHMTIDRLKEVKELMRAHGYLFDPGYGKINKELQDQGSSPIFRVGHMADIMPDMLKDYLEILGEVLRGFK; translated from the coding sequence ATGATTGGAGATGATTTCGCAGAGCTTAAACTGTTTATTACTGGTCCCATAATGCTTCGTAATGAAGTGCGTCAGGCAGGACTTTTGCCGGAATTTGGACATCGCGATAGTGAAAATCTTAAGCGTTTTGAATCCATAATGCGCAATTTGCTTATAATTGCCGGTAACCCGGAAGGATATACTCCAATTATTTTTAACGGATCAGGGACCAACGTTCTGGAAGCATCGGTTAGATCTCTTATTTCTGATACGGATAAAGTGCTAAATGTTTCCGTAGGAGCTTTTGGTGACCTTTATGGCAAATTATCATCTACTAATGGTAAAAACGTAGAGCTCTTGAAGTTCCAATATGGATCAGCAGTAGATTTGAAAGTTTTAGAAGAGGCCATAGTGCAGCACAAGCCAGATGTTGTGACCTTTACCCATAATGAAACTTCTACAGGTGTGATCAATGATGTGGTCGCCATATGTAAGCTTATCCGATCTCATGGGGCATTGCCTGTTGTGGACGGGGTAAGTCTTTTCGGTGGAGCTTCTTCAGCAATAAGTGAAGCTCGTCCTTTAATGTACTGTACCTCAACTCAGAAATCTCTGGGCTTACCTGCCGGATACGGTATCGGATTTGTCAGTGATGAGGCTCTTGAAAAAGCTGAGAAAGTTCAAAACAGGGGTTACACTACTGATATTTTGGCTCAGGTAACCAAGGCGAAGTTGAATCAGACTTTGACCACTCCAAATGGAACTCTCGGTAATCAGATGTGCGTGCAGCTTGATTATATAGTGAACAGTGAGACTGTCGATGGACGTTTTAAGCGTCATGAAGAAATGCGTTCTATAGCCCATGCGTGGGTCGCAACAATGGAAGGGTATGAACTTTTTGCGCAGGAAGGGCATCGTTCGCCAACTCTGACTACTGTGAAAACTCCGTCTCATATGACCATTGATCGATTAAAAGAAGTGAAAGAGCTCATGCGCGCTCACGGATATCTGTTCGATCCAGGTTATGGAAAGATAAATAAAGAATTACAGGATCAAGGCTCTTCTCCAATATTCAGAGTAGGGCATATGGCCGATATAATGCCTGATATGCTTAAGGATTATTTGGAAATACTTGGTGAAGTTCTTCGTGGATTTAAATAA
- the mltG gene encoding endolytic transglycosylase MltG, which produces MGQEKKEESGQPSRENNSGNVASKGIVLRFVLPALALTCMAMMIVGSWFMYQSWEFLNMPPETEGKEILFTVAPGQPLWTISENLDAQGLIIDSKRFRKLAQAAGKENKVRAGEFNLWTNMTAPQVLELLTTTSGIMHKFSVREGLSWWKTAEAAQNSKLTTYADFKTAATSPELLAKYSIPAKNAEGYLFPETYLLTRPKENSGKILVETMLKEFRKAALKAWNGKLPSPKRIHEIITLASLVEKETGDATERRRIAGVFTNRLKRGYLLQADPTIIYGLGETFDGNIRKKHIKDKANPYNSYQHRGLPPGPICSPGLESIKAAINPEEHSYLYFVAKGNGAHYFSKSLEEHNRAVRKYQLRRNKTTYRSYNKTE; this is translated from the coding sequence TTGGGACAAGAAAAGAAAGAAGAATCTGGACAGCCAAGCCGCGAAAATAATTCTGGAAACGTGGCAAGCAAGGGCATAGTCCTTCGTTTCGTACTTCCGGCCCTAGCTCTGACCTGCATGGCAATGATGATCGTAGGTTCATGGTTTATGTATCAGTCATGGGAATTTCTTAATATGCCTCCGGAAACAGAGGGTAAGGAAATTCTATTCACTGTGGCTCCCGGACAACCTCTATGGACCATCTCTGAGAATCTAGATGCTCAAGGCTTGATCATTGATTCTAAAAGATTTCGTAAGCTTGCACAGGCGGCAGGGAAGGAGAACAAAGTCAGAGCCGGAGAATTCAACCTCTGGACCAATATGACGGCTCCTCAAGTGTTGGAACTGCTGACCACAACTTCCGGCATTATGCATAAATTTTCCGTCCGCGAAGGTCTTTCATGGTGGAAGACAGCAGAAGCCGCGCAAAACTCAAAGCTTACAACCTACGCTGACTTTAAAACAGCAGCAACAAGCCCTGAACTGCTCGCCAAATATTCCATTCCAGCTAAGAACGCTGAAGGCTACTTATTCCCTGAAACGTACTTGTTGACTCGCCCGAAAGAAAATTCCGGCAAGATACTTGTGGAAACGATGCTAAAGGAATTCCGTAAAGCAGCACTAAAAGCATGGAATGGCAAACTTCCATCACCTAAAAGAATTCACGAAATAATTACTCTAGCTTCACTGGTAGAAAAAGAAACTGGTGACGCAACCGAACGCAGAAGAATTGCCGGAGTTTTCACCAACCGTTTAAAGCGTGGCTATCTGTTGCAGGCAGACCCCACCATTATTTATGGTCTGGGTGAAACATTTGATGGAAATATCAGAAAGAAGCACATAAAAGATAAAGCCAATCCGTACAATTCATATCAGCACAGAGGCCTTCCGCCCGGCCCGATTTGTTCACCGGGACTTGAGTCCATAAAAGCTGCAATCAATCCTGAAGAACACAGCTACCTCTACTTTGTAGCGAAAGGAAATGGCGCTCACTATTTCAGCAAGAGCCTGGAAGAACATAACAGAGCGGTTAGAAAGTATCAGCTAAGACGCAACAAAACGACCTACAGATCTTATAATAAAACTGAGTAA
- a CDS encoding response regulator encodes MSDILIFSGLFCKAESVVKQLVADTGCSLVSDQDLVAQAAKLSNMSEKAIRKVFSHKTSIFNKFSHEKERSVAWLRLALAERLVNGDALIVSGFVAQLLSQPIAHVLKVCIIDDVQKRIEIAAGEGHSEKDAVKAMQHSDEEKTVWVRELTGNKDPWASKLYDIVIPVGKTGVEESVALIKKQLGNAAVQVSEETKLAAQDFLLAAKVETALVSKGHNVVVTAKAGDVTLAINKKVLLVERLEKDLREIAEPLDGVTNVSVKFGKEFYEADIYRRMDFELPSRVLLVDDEREFVKTLSERLLMRDLGSHVVYDGESALELVQDDEPEVMILDLKMPGIDGMEVLRKVKSSRPNIEVIILTGHGSEQDRKTCMDLGAFAYLHKPVDIEVLSSTLKEAYAKIRNA; translated from the coding sequence ATGTCTGATATCCTTATATTCAGCGGACTGTTCTGCAAAGCGGAATCCGTAGTTAAACAGCTAGTTGCTGATACTGGTTGTAGTTTGGTAAGTGACCAGGATTTGGTTGCACAGGCTGCAAAGCTGAGCAACATGTCTGAAAAAGCGATTAGGAAGGTTTTTTCTCATAAGACCTCCATTTTTAATAAGTTCAGTCACGAAAAAGAAAGATCGGTAGCGTGGCTCAGGCTCGCTCTTGCCGAAAGATTGGTTAATGGCGACGCTCTGATCGTCTCTGGGTTTGTAGCACAGCTACTTTCTCAGCCCATCGCTCATGTTCTCAAAGTCTGTATCATTGATGATGTTCAGAAGAGAATTGAAATTGCAGCAGGCGAAGGTCATTCTGAAAAGGATGCCGTCAAAGCTATGCAGCATAGTGATGAAGAGAAAACAGTATGGGTTAGAGAGCTTACTGGGAATAAAGATCCTTGGGCAAGCAAACTCTACGACATAGTAATTCCTGTTGGTAAAACCGGCGTGGAAGAATCTGTCGCTCTCATTAAAAAACAACTCGGTAATGCAGCAGTTCAGGTTTCGGAAGAAACTAAACTTGCCGCGCAGGATTTCCTGCTTGCCGCTAAAGTGGAAACTGCACTCGTCTCTAAGGGACATAATGTTGTAGTTACTGCTAAAGCTGGTGATGTTACTCTTGCTATTAATAAAAAAGTTCTGCTTGTTGAGCGTCTTGAAAAAGATTTGCGCGAAATTGCAGAGCCTCTTGATGGTGTAACAAACGTGTCCGTGAAATTTGGTAAGGAATTCTATGAGGCTGATATTTATCGTCGCATGGATTTTGAACTTCCTTCACGAGTTCTGCTTGTTGATGATGAACGTGAGTTTGTTAAAACTCTCTCCGAAAGACTGCTTATGCGTGACCTTGGTTCTCATGTCGTATATGATGGAGAATCTGCGCTTGAGTTGGTTCAGGATGATGAACCTGAAGTTATGATTCTTGACCTCAAAATGCCTGGTATCGACGGCATGGAAGTTCTGCGTAAAGTTAAGTCAAGCAGACCGAATATTGAGGTGATCATTCTCACAGGACATGGTTCTGAGCAGGATAGAAAAACATGTATGGATCTTGGGGCATTTGCTTACTTGCACAAGCCTGTAGATATCGAAGTTCTAAGTAGCACGCTTAAAGAAGCATACGCGAAAATTCGCAATGCATAA
- the ruvX gene encoding Holliday junction resolvase RuvX, which yields MKTIGIDFGTKRIGIAMTDAEGILAYPFKVMVKTTRDAMFAELLEIIETEKVDEIVIGLPLSLSGEDTLTTRQVRNFATSMGRRTDLPIHLVDERLSSVAAEYELKEAGLWDKKRKKNLDSQAAKIILETWQARA from the coding sequence ATGAAAACTATAGGAATAGATTTCGGAACAAAGCGCATAGGTATCGCGATGACAGACGCCGAAGGGATTCTTGCATATCCCTTTAAAGTCATGGTTAAAACGACCCGCGACGCAATGTTTGCCGAACTACTGGAAATAATTGAAACAGAGAAGGTCGATGAAATAGTCATCGGCCTTCCTCTGTCTCTTAGCGGAGAAGATACATTAACCACCCGTCAGGTCCGCAACTTTGCGACATCAATGGGCAGGCGTACCGATCTTCCAATACATCTCGTTGACGAAAGATTAAGCTCTGTTGCAGCTGAATATGAGCTTAAGGAGGCAGGACTTTGGGACAAGAAAAGAAAGAAGAATCTGGACAGCCAAGCCGCGAAAATAATTCTGGAAACGTGGCAAGCAAGGGCATAG
- a CDS encoding TetR/AcrR family transcriptional regulator, which yields MTKMSKKKAAILEAATALFATKGFTDTHMSELSSITGAAEGTIFYHFKNKEHILLTILSATKESIVDEFNVHMDEREFKTGMEMMDEVVAFYLLLAGRMEYQFLILQSLFIHRLAASKAEFRENMEAIYNCLLTFFEQAIITGQEDGSIGDVNPRKSALIVLTMVDGLVRFKNFNLYDAGAMFNEFIESVRRMLQPN from the coding sequence ATGACTAAGATGTCGAAGAAGAAGGCTGCTATTTTGGAGGCAGCTACGGCCCTTTTCGCTACCAAGGGTTTTACAGATACTCACATGAGTGAATTATCAAGTATTACCGGAGCAGCGGAAGGTACTATCTTTTATCATTTCAAAAATAAGGAGCACATACTCCTTACCATTCTGTCTGCTACAAAAGAGAGTATTGTTGATGAATTCAATGTTCATATGGATGAGCGTGAATTCAAAACAGGAATGGAAATGATGGATGAGGTTGTTGCTTTTTACCTTCTTCTTGCTGGGCGTATGGAATATCAATTTCTCATTTTGCAGAGCCTCTTTATTCATCGACTGGCAGCCAGTAAAGCTGAATTCAGAGAAAACATGGAAGCCATCTATAATTGTTTGCTTACGTTTTTTGAGCAGGCGATTATCACCGGGCAGGAAGATGGTTCCATTGGTGATGTAAATCCTAGGAAAAGTGCACTCATAGTCTTAACGATGGTCGATGGGCTAGTGAGATTCAAAAATTTTAATCTTTACGATGCGGGCGCCATGTTCAATGAATTTATTGAATCTGTCCGCAGGATGTTGCAACCAAACTAG
- a CDS encoding FAD-binding and (Fe-S)-binding domain-containing protein — protein sequence MPQLGPHISIASEALLSRVLGLNPFDFKGWPENVRTLAESIAAELFLVRYNPFIDPELVRKSVSRNLTLARPTLSGEYPQRLTHAVESFWLKHDADIEFRKRLIEKLKEILPESGISIEPGKLVHSATDATDLRIELPIAILFPEDTAQVQAIVRLANDMQFGIIPRGGGTGLTGGAIPALERTAILSLSKFKKILSVDTESMIMCTQSGVITLDAINAAAKKNTLFTVDPASKSASSIGGNVSENSGGPFAFEYGCTIDNIQSYKMVMPKGDIIEVCRKDHPRHKIFTDESATFEVFDNKGKLIETLVLTAAEIRSPGLGKDVSNKFLGGLPGVQKEGVDGIITEACFTLYPKPALSRVLCLEFFGRSMRNAMFVIKDIVGLRDTIRKEGDLVKISALEEFGPKYVQAIKYEKKSESYEGDPISVLILQLDSDDEDALQNAVDNILSIVQPYDSVDIFAARDDKEAELFWEDRHKLSAIAKRTSGFKVNEDIVIPIEVIPDFSDFLEDLNLIYLAKIYRRSLLSVKELQGFPIEEPKVELALERTTDILKGKITGMDMSDQELESQVHYLFQELREEFPKLDSKIHKLFEKLKEQRIIIANHMHAGDGNCHVNIPVNSNDPDMLHSAHEAVDDVFKKVLELNGEVSGEHGIGITKIEYLSEAKITAIREYKEKVDPLNILNPGKLTRRELPAAAYTFSFNRLINDLEKTAIKDKEHLIELLRNIQTCTRCGKCKQVCPMYYPEQGLMHHPRNKNISLGALIEAIYYSQVQRGEPSPDLMARLRKLMEHCTACGRCTSVCPVKIDSAGAALQIRSFLEYKGDSGHPIKNAALGFISKDPQSRLPKVAKFLSLSASLQSKALGLIPGHWRRRMESPMLHSKTPAMDFKNLGEDLSLDTGSMFLNSTSAADSVFYFPGCGASLFSRSIGMATLYLLLKSGVNVVMPAKHLCCGYPLLSSGCVEAYNTNRHRNISDIQYKIAKAHIAGMNISTIITACGTCRESIESYDFTQEVGKKLKRCDAVQYLLTNPGNLDFHGLPASEEVVYHASCHTEWTDIPKSKAPVIYTQALESILGSKVTLSPGCCGESGLGAISSPAIYNKLRDRKAGQLSQDLHGQDKSTPVLVGCPSCKVGIKRNMATLKKQNKVLHTVEYVAELMGGPKWRKEFKKMLESAKRQDGIVFLNS from the coding sequence ATGCCTCAATTAGGACCACATATTTCAATTGCCTCCGAAGCTCTTCTATCAAGAGTCCTCGGCTTAAATCCATTCGACTTTAAAGGCTGGCCTGAAAACGTGCGCACCCTTGCTGAAAGCATTGCTGCGGAACTTTTTCTAGTTCGCTACAACCCGTTCATCGACCCAGAACTAGTTCGCAAGTCTGTTTCTAGAAACCTGACCCTTGCGCGGCCGACTCTTTCAGGAGAATATCCTCAAAGACTAACACACGCGGTGGAAAGTTTCTGGCTCAAGCATGATGCAGACATCGAGTTCAGAAAACGGCTAATTGAAAAGCTCAAAGAAATCCTTCCTGAATCAGGTATCAGCATTGAGCCGGGCAAACTGGTTCACTCTGCAACAGATGCAACTGACTTAAGAATTGAGCTTCCGATTGCAATATTATTCCCTGAAGATACTGCGCAGGTTCAAGCTATTGTCCGTTTAGCAAACGACATGCAGTTCGGCATCATTCCGCGAGGCGGAGGAACCGGACTTACAGGCGGAGCTATTCCAGCCCTTGAGCGCACCGCGATTCTTTCGCTTTCAAAATTTAAAAAGATTTTGAGCGTTGACACAGAATCAATGATCATGTGCACCCAATCTGGAGTAATAACTCTTGATGCAATCAATGCTGCGGCAAAAAAGAACACTCTGTTCACCGTTGACCCTGCTTCAAAATCAGCATCATCTATCGGTGGTAATGTTTCCGAAAACTCAGGTGGACCTTTTGCCTTTGAATACGGCTGTACCATTGATAATATTCAGAGCTACAAAATGGTTATGCCGAAGGGAGACATCATTGAAGTCTGCCGTAAGGATCACCCGCGCCATAAGATTTTCACTGACGAATCCGCAACCTTTGAAGTTTTTGATAACAAAGGAAAACTGATTGAAACTCTGGTTCTCACCGCTGCGGAAATTCGCAGCCCGGGACTTGGTAAAGACGTTTCAAACAAGTTCCTTGGTGGACTGCCCGGAGTTCAGAAAGAAGGCGTTGATGGTATCATTACTGAAGCATGCTTCACTCTGTATCCAAAGCCAGCACTTTCGCGTGTACTTTGCCTTGAGTTTTTCGGCCGCTCCATGCGCAATGCCATGTTTGTTATCAAAGATATCGTCGGATTGCGTGACACCATCAGGAAAGAGGGAGATCTGGTTAAGATTTCAGCTCTTGAAGAATTCGGCCCCAAATATGTACAGGCTATTAAGTACGAAAAGAAATCTGAAAGCTACGAAGGCGATCCTATTTCCGTCCTCATACTTCAGCTTGATTCTGATGATGAAGACGCACTGCAAAATGCAGTGGACAATATTCTATCAATTGTTCAGCCATATGATTCAGTGGATATCTTCGCAGCACGCGATGATAAAGAAGCTGAGCTTTTCTGGGAAGACAGACACAAACTCTCTGCCATTGCGAAGCGTACTTCCGGTTTCAAGGTCAACGAAGATATCGTAATCCCGATCGAAGTTATCCCAGATTTTTCCGACTTCTTGGAAGATCTGAACCTCATCTATCTGGCTAAGATTTATCGCCGTTCCCTGTTGTCCGTTAAGGAACTTCAAGGTTTCCCGATTGAAGAGCCGAAAGTTGAGCTTGCTCTTGAAAGAACTACAGATATCCTCAAAGGCAAAATTACCGGCATGGATATGAGTGATCAGGAGCTTGAAAGTCAGGTTCACTACCTCTTTCAGGAATTGCGCGAAGAGTTCCCTAAGCTGGATTCTAAAATTCATAAGCTTTTTGAAAAGCTTAAAGAGCAACGCATCATCATTGCTAACCACATGCATGCCGGTGACGGTAACTGCCATGTAAACATCCCGGTCAACTCCAATGATCCGGACATGCTACACAGTGCGCATGAAGCAGTAGATGATGTTTTCAAAAAAGTTCTTGAGCTTAATGGTGAAGTTTCCGGCGAACACGGAATCGGTATCACTAAGATTGAATACCTTTCTGAAGCAAAAATTACGGCGATCAGAGAATATAAGGAAAAAGTAGATCCGCTCAACATTCTCAATCCGGGCAAACTTACCCGTAGGGAATTGCCTGCAGCGGCTTACACTTTCTCATTCAACAGGCTTATCAATGATCTCGAAAAAACCGCAATCAAAGATAAAGAACACCTGATTGAACTGCTTCGCAACATTCAAACTTGTACACGTTGTGGTAAATGTAAGCAGGTTTGTCCGATGTATTATCCTGAACAGGGCCTAATGCATCATCCGCGAAATAAAAACATCTCGCTCGGCGCACTTATTGAGGCCATATATTACTCACAGGTACAGCGCGGTGAGCCATCCCCTGATCTTATGGCAAGACTCAGGAAATTGATGGAACATTGTACTGCTTGCGGACGTTGCACTTCAGTATGCCCAGTTAAAATTGACTCCGCAGGAGCCGCCTTACAGATCAGGAGCTTCCTTGAATATAAGGGAGACAGCGGACACCCTATTAAGAATGCAGCCCTCGGCTTCATTTCTAAGGACCCGCAGAGTAGATTGCCGAAAGTTGCCAAGTTTTTGTCCCTGTCCGCTTCACTGCAAAGTAAGGCTCTAGGACTTATTCCCGGACACTGGCGTCGACGCATGGAATCCCCTATGCTTCACAGCAAGACACCTGCCATGGACTTCAAAAACCTCGGAGAAGATTTATCTCTCGACACAGGTTCCATGTTCCTGAACAGCACATCTGCTGCGGACAGCGTTTTCTACTTCCCAGGATGTGGCGCGAGCCTGTTCTCCAGATCAATCGGAATGGCAACTCTTTACTTGTTGCTTAAATCTGGTGTGAACGTGGTTATGCCCGCTAAACATTTATGTTGCGGATACCCACTACTATCCAGTGGTTGTGTCGAAGCTTACAATACTAACCGTCACCGCAATATCAGTGACATTCAGTATAAGATAGCTAAAGCTCATATCGCAGGCATGAATATATCCACAATCATCACTGCTTGTGGAACATGCCGCGAATCCATCGAATCTTACGACTTCACTCAGGAAGTAGGCAAAAAACTCAAACGCTGTGATGCGGTTCAGTATCTTCTGACCAACCCGGGCAACCTTGATTTCCACGGATTGCCTGCCAGTGAAGAAGTTGTTTACCACGCATCATGTCACACTGAGTGGACAGATATTCCAAAATCTAAAGCTCCGGTTATCTACACACAAGCCCTCGAAAGTATCCTTGGAAGCAAGGTAACTCTTTCTCCTGGTTGTTGCGGAGAATCCGGCCTTGGCGCGATATCCAGCCCTGCTATTTACAATAAACTACGCGATCGCAAAGCCGGACAGCTCAGCCAAGACCTACATGGTCAGGATAAGAGCACTCCAGTACTTGTTGGTTGTCCTTCATGTAAGGTTGGAATCAAGCGCAACATGGCGACACTTAAGAAGCAAAACAAGGTGCTACACACAGTCGAGTATGTAGCAGAGCTGATGGGTGGACCTAAGTGGCGCAAAGAGTTTAAAAAGATGCTTGAAAGTGCTAAGCGCCAAGACGGAATAGTCTTCTTAAACTCATGA
- a CDS encoding SulP family inorganic anion transporter yields the protein MLTRIFPFLGWFKKYSNAAFRADIISGLTVALVLIPQSMAYAQLAGMPAYYGLYASLLPPMVAALFGSSRQLATGPVAVVSLMTAASLEPLATAGSPGFIAYALLLALLVGAFQFLLGVLRLGLVVNFLSHPVVNGFTNAAAIIIASSQLSKMFGVYVDKAELHFETIMRVFTSALHYTHLPTLGMGVLAFAIMVGLKKVNPKIPNVLCAVVITTVISWATGFNHDTMVDVTTIQDKQAQTLIADFNDSVAGIDALATKRATISAIEDSAKASKDVIGYYDAEHDLSVVNYEAKLLKHKSHVYRETLRNLLFSGVEQADGTIQFFLQDAVPGGMTADGRTWRLKVGNKALNTASLKMMGGGAVVGTVPSGFPEVAIPSFDLKIILKLLPFAIIISLLGFMEAISIAKAMAAKTGQRLDPNQELIGQGLANMLGACTSSYPASGSFSRSAVNLQSGAVTGLSSVFTTVVVAITLLFFTPLLYNLPQAVLAAVIMMAVIGLINASGFMHAWKAQKYDGAISIISFVATLAFAPHLDKGIIIGVALSLAVFLYKSMRPRVVALSKSDDDVLRDAQSHALRECEHIAVVRFEGPLFFANASFLEDQITDRMMEMTHLKHIILVCNGINDIDASGEEALSLIVENVRSAGLDISLSGVNEAVLVVLERTHLLEKIGKDHIYSDADSALCSVHDQSHRGGTEQDCPLTTYCRINSNS from the coding sequence ATGCTTACTCGAATTTTTCCTTTCTTGGGCTGGTTCAAAAAGTACAGCAACGCAGCTTTCAGGGCCGATATTATTTCAGGTCTGACTGTTGCTCTTGTACTTATCCCTCAGTCCATGGCGTATGCACAGCTTGCAGGAATGCCAGCTTACTACGGCTTGTACGCCTCCTTGTTACCTCCTATGGTAGCTGCACTTTTTGGTTCCAGCCGTCAGTTGGCGACTGGTCCTGTTGCGGTTGTTTCTCTTATGACCGCAGCCTCCCTTGAACCGCTGGCAACCGCGGGTAGTCCGGGCTTCATCGCCTACGCGCTACTCCTTGCGTTGTTAGTTGGAGCCTTCCAGTTCTTGCTGGGCGTACTTCGCCTAGGGCTGGTTGTTAACTTCCTGTCTCATCCGGTTGTTAACGGCTTTACCAACGCAGCGGCAATCATCATTGCATCTTCACAGCTTTCAAAAATGTTCGGCGTTTATGTTGATAAAGCTGAACTCCATTTTGAAACGATCATGCGAGTTTTCACCAGTGCATTGCATTATACTCACTTGCCGACACTCGGTATGGGGGTATTGGCGTTTGCCATCATGGTGGGGCTGAAGAAGGTCAATCCTAAAATACCAAACGTACTGTGCGCGGTTGTAATCACAACTGTAATTTCCTGGGCGACTGGATTCAACCATGACACAATGGTTGATGTTACCACGATTCAGGACAAGCAAGCGCAGACTTTGATTGCAGACTTTAATGACAGTGTTGCTGGGATTGATGCTTTGGCTACGAAGCGTGCGACTATTTCTGCTATCGAAGACTCAGCAAAAGCTTCCAAAGACGTAATTGGATACTATGACGCTGAACATGACCTTAGCGTTGTGAATTACGAAGCGAAACTTCTCAAACATAAATCTCATGTTTACCGCGAAACTCTTAGAAATCTACTTTTCAGTGGAGTTGAGCAGGCGGACGGCACAATTCAGTTCTTCCTTCAGGACGCAGTTCCCGGCGGCATGACTGCTGATGGCCGCACTTGGCGCCTCAAGGTCGGCAACAAAGCTTTAAATACTGCTTCCCTCAAAATGATGGGTGGTGGAGCTGTTGTTGGTACCGTTCCTTCTGGTTTTCCAGAAGTTGCAATACCTAGTTTTGACCTTAAAATTATCTTAAAACTTCTCCCATTCGCAATTATCATTTCTCTTCTCGGTTTCATGGAAGCTATTTCCATTGCAAAAGCGATGGCAGCTAAAACTGGGCAGAGACTTGATCCTAATCAGGAACTTATCGGTCAGGGACTTGCTAATATGCTCGGTGCTTGCACAAGCAGTTATCCCGCATCCGGTTCATTCTCGCGTTCAGCGGTTAACTTGCAATCCGGCGCGGTAACGGGACTTTCGAGTGTTTTCACGACCGTTGTTGTTGCGATAACTCTGTTGTTTTTTACTCCCTTGCTATATAATCTGCCACAGGCAGTTCTTGCAGCGGTAATTATGATGGCTGTTATTGGTCTGATTAATGCCTCAGGTTTCATGCACGCATGGAAAGCACAGAAATATGACGGAGCTATCTCCATCATTTCTTTCGTAGCTACTTTGGCTTTTGCTCCGCACTTGGACAAAGGTATCATCATCGGGGTTGCGCTTTCCTTGGCAGTCTTCCTCTACAAGAGCATGCGTCCTCGTGTTGTTGCTCTTTCCAAGAGTGATGATGATGTGTTGCGTGATGCTCAGTCTCACGCTCTTAGAGAATGTGAGCATATTGCAGTTGTCCGCTTTGAAGGACCATTGTTCTTTGCAAATGCTAGTTTCCTTGAAGATCAGATCACTGATCGTATGATGGAAATGACGCATCTAAAGCACATCATTTTGGTTTGTAACGGAATAAACGATATTGATGCATCTGGTGAAGAAGCTCTTTCTCTTATCGTAGAGAATGTACGCAGTGCCGGGCTCGATATTTCACTTTCCGGAGTGAACGAAGCTGTTCTAGTTGTACTTGAACGCACTCACCTTCTTGAGAAGATAGGAAAGGATCATATCTACTCAGATGCTGATAGCGCTCTTTGTAGTGTTCACGATCAGTCTCACAGAGGCGGAACTGAACAAGATTGTCCTCTCACAACTTACTGTCGCATAAATAGCAACTCCTAG